The proteins below are encoded in one region of Lactuca sativa cultivar Salinas chromosome 3, Lsat_Salinas_v11, whole genome shotgun sequence:
- the LOC111904584 gene encoding 3-ketoacyl-CoA synthase 6 — translation MTLDIFLSFFKTLYADDAMKPILILSLSIIIVVIMFFILSFISKHPSIYLVDYACCNPPKSLQSPSDAFLRHSRINLSSHPESVDFQMKVLARSGLGDETYLPPAMHSLPPTPSIEASRNEAEIVIYSSLDSLFKKMELNPQEVDFLVVNTSVFAPIPSLTSMIMRRYNMREDVKTFNLSGMGCSAGLISVNLARDLLKIHKNSNAVIITTEIITLFYYTGKDRSMLLPNCLFRMGGASVLLSNKKCFRKQSKYRLLHVVRTHIGSFDKAYKCIHEMEDSEGKIGISLSKDLPNIARQALKANIHAFALQVLPLTEVFFFLKNVIKKVVSKRKDTKPYVPNFKRVFKHFCVHAGGRGVINNMQTELGLTWQDMEPSRMTLHRFGNTSSSSLWYELSYLEAKGRMKEGDRIWQIALGSGFKCNSAVWKCNRNITNPLDGPWFDCIDRYPIHVP, via the coding sequence ATGACGCTGGACATCTTTCTTTCATTCTTCAAAACTCTTTATGCCGATGATGCCATGAAACCCATTCTCATTCTTTCACTCTCCATCATCATCGTCGTCATCATGTTCTTCATTCTATCTTTTATCTCCAAACACCCTTCAATCTACTTGGTGGATTACGCTTGTTGCAACCCCCCAAAAAGTTTACAATCACCCTCAGACGCCTTCTTAAGGCACTCCCGTATCAATCTAAGTTCCCACCCCGAAAGTGTCGACTTCCAAATGAAAGTCTTGGCTCGATCAGGTTTAGGCGACGAGACATATTTGCCCCCAGCGATGCACAGTCTCCCTCCAACTCCCTCCATTGAAGCTTCGAGAAACGAGGCCGAAATCGTCATTTACTCATCCCTTGATTCGCTTTTTAAAAAAATGGAGTTAAACCCACAAGAGGTCGACTTTCTTGTTGTGAACACTAGTGTTTTTGCGCCTATTCCTTCTTTAACAAGCATGATCATGAGAAGATATAACATGAGAGaagatgtaaaaacatttaatctTTCTGGCATGGGGTGTAGTGCTGGATTGATATCTGTTAATCTAGCTCGTGATCTTCTTAAAATTCATAAGAACTCAAACGCTGTTATTATCACCACCGAGATTATAACACTGTTTTACTACACCGGAAAAGATCGTTCCATGCTTCTACCAAACTGCCTCTTCCGCATGGGTGGTGCGAGTGTTTTGTTGTCCAACAAAAAATGTTTCCGAAAGCAATCAAAGTATCGTTTACTTCACGTGGTTCGAACCCACATAGGCTCATTTGATAAAGCGTATAAGTGTATCCATGAAATGGAGGATTCAGAGGGCAAAATAGGTATTTCACTTTCCAAAGACTTGCCCAACATAGCTCGTCAAGCTTTGAAAGCAAATATCCATGCATTTGCCCTTCAAGTCCTTCCTTTAACAGAAGTGTTCTTTTTTCTTAAGAATGTAATCAAGAAAGTTGTGTCTAAGCGTAAGGACACCAAACCTTACGTGCCAAATTTCAAGCGGGTATTCAAGCATTTTTGTGTGCATGCGGGTGGTCGGGGTGTGATAAACAACATGCAGACAGAATTAGGGCTGACGTGGCAAGACATGGAGCCATCAAGGATGACATTGCATAGGTTTGGGAATACGTCGTCGTCTTCTTTGTGGTATGAGCTTAGTTACTTGGAAGCTAAAGGGAGGATGAAGGAAGGAGATAGGATTTGGCAAATAGCTTTAGGGAGTGGATTTAAATGCAATAGTGCTGTTTGGAAGTGTAACAGGAACATAACAAATCCACTGGATGGGCCTTGGTTCGATTGTATCGATAGGTACCCGATTCATGTCCCATAA
- the LOC111904546 gene encoding protein FLX-like 3 has translation MSGRNRMPRGPREGPIHRAHGPLPPHPAALEEELELQHRDIQRIMAENGHVVEENVSLQRELTAVKDEIHRLGQIIPKLHAEKDARARDLIDRGMKLEAELRDAEPLMADVGQLRSEFQKLTSLRQELSSQIQGLTKDTSRLKAENEQVVGLKTDIDGMHKDLVDMRRDYEMMKKTNEEHVIQKEAMEKNLISMAREIEKLRGEQMRTRGLGGGGYGMLNGSPDMRYHPGGGYGGGGGWGSYDHRGPPRY, from the exons ATGTCTGGAAGGAATCGAATGCCACGGGGCCCACGTGAGGGCCCAATTCACCGGGCCCACGGGCCCCTCCCTCCTCACCCTGCTGCTCTTGAAGAAGAACTTGAACTCCAACATCGAGACATTCAAAGAATCATGGCTGAAAATGGACATGTAGTAGAAGAAAATGTGAGTCTTCAAAGGGAATTAACTGCTGTGAAAGATGAGATTCATAGATTAGGTCAAATCATCCCCAAATTACATGCTGAAAAAGATGCAAGAGCCAGGGATTTAATTGACAGAGGAATGAAACTCGAGGCTGAGCTTCGTGATGCTGAGCCTTTAATGGCAGATGTGGGACAATTAAGAAGTGAATTCCAGAAATTGACTTCATTGAGGCAAGAATTGTCTAGTCAAATTCAAGGTTTGACCAAAGATACAAGTAGATTGAAGGCTGAAAATGAACAGGTGGTTGGACTTAAGACTGATATTGATGGTATGCATAAAGACCTTGTTGATATGAG GAGAGATTATGAAATGATGAAGAAAACAAATGAAGAACATGTGATTCAAAAGGAAGCAATGGAAAAGAATCTTATTTCAATGGCTCGTGAAATTGAGAAGCTTAGAGGAGAGCAAATGAGAACACGTGGACTTG GTGGTGGAGGATATGGAATGTTAAATGGAAGCCCTGATATGAGGTATCATCCAGGTGGTggatatggtggtggtggtggttggggaTCTTATGACCACCGAGGACCACCGCGTTATTGA